A region of Oncorhynchus masou masou isolate Uvic2021 chromosome 29, UVic_Omas_1.1, whole genome shotgun sequence DNA encodes the following proteins:
- the LOC135519875 gene encoding uncharacterized protein LOC135519875 produces the protein MMQSVSSHILSVSSHILSVSSHILPVYSHILPVSSHILSVYSHILPVYSHTLPVYSHILSVYSHTLPVYSHILPVYSHIPPVYSHTPPVYSHILSVYSHTLPVYSHILSVYSHTLPVYSHILSVYSHILPVYSHILPVYSHTLPVYSHILPVYSHILSVYSHILPVYSHILPVYSHILPVYSHILPVYSHILPVYSHILPVYSLSPAVPALFPEHLPCGPHCPQPAPVPEHLPCGPHCPQPAPVPRTLTLWPPLSPAGPCSQNTYPVAPTVPSRPLFPEHLPCGPHCPQPAPVPRTLTLWPPLSPAGPCSRNTYPVAPTGPGPPLFPEHLPCGPHCPQPAPVPGTLTLWPPLSPASPCSRNTYPVAPTVPSRPLFPEHLPCGPHCPQPAPVPEHLPCGPPLSPAGPCSRNTYPVAPTVPAGPCSQNTYPVAPTVPSRPLFPEHLPCGPPLSPAGPCSRNTYPVAPTVPSRPLFPEHPVVPLSLPALFPEHLWPPLSPAGPCSQNTYPVAPTVPAGPCSRNTYPVAPTVPSRPLFPEHLPCGPHPHCSQNTYPVAPCSRNTYPVAPTVPSRPPVAGPFPEHLPCGPHCPRTAPVPGTLTLWPPLSPAGPVPGTLTLWPPLSPAGPCSRNTYPVDPHWSLSPAGPCSRNTYPVAPTVPTGRPLFPEHLPCGPHWPQPASVPGTLTLWPPLSPAGPCSRNTYPVAPTGPPAPCSRNTYPVAPPPAGPCPT, from the exons ATGAtgcagtctgtctccagtcacatcctgtctgtctccagtcacatcctgtctgtctccagtcacatcctgcctgtctacagtcacatcctgcctgtctccagtcacatcctgtctgtctacagTCACATCCTGCCTGTCTACAGTCACACCCTGCCTGTCTACAgtcacatcctgtctgtctacagTCACACCCTGCCTGTCTACAGTCACATCCTGCCTGTCTACAGTCACATCCCGCCTGTCTACAGTCACACCCCGCCTGTCTACAgtcacatcctgtctgtctacagTCACACCCTGCCTGTCTACAgtcacatcctgtctgtctacagTCACACCCTGCCTGTCTACAgtcacatcctgtctgtctacagTCACATCCTGCCTGTCTACAGCCACATCCTGCCTGTCTACAGTCACACCCTGCCTGTCTACAGTCACATCCTGCCTGTCTACAgtcacatcctgtctgtctatagtCACATCCTGCCTGTCTACAGCCACATCCTGCCTGTCTACAGCCACATCCTGCCTGTCTACAGCCACATCCTGCCTGTCTACAGCCACATCCTGCCTGTCTACAGCCACATCCTGCCTGTCTACA GTCTGTCCCCAGCCGTCCCTGCCCTGTTCCCAGAACACTTACCCTGTGGCCCCCACTGTCCCCAGCCGGCCCCTGTTCCGGAACACTTACCCTGTGGCCCCCACTGTCCCCAGCCGGCCCCTGTTCCCAGAACACTTACCCTGTGGCCCCCACTGTCCCCAGCCGGCCCCTGTTCCCAGAACACTTACCCTGTGGCCCCCACTGTCCCCAGCCGGCCCCTGTTCCCAGAACACTTACCCTGTGGCCCCCACTGTCCCCAGCCGGCCCCTGTTCCCAGAACACTTACCCTGTGGCCCCCACTGTCCCCAGCCGGCCCCTGTTCCCGGAACACTTACCCTGTGGCCCCCACTGGCCCCGGACCGCCCCTGTTCCCGGAACACTTACCCTGTGGCCCCCACTGTCCCCAGCCGGCCCCTGTTCCCGGAACACTTACCCTGTGGCCCCCACTGTCCCCAGCCAGCCCCTGTTCCCGGAACACTTACCCTGTGGCCCCCACTGTCCCCAGCCGGCCCCTGTTCCCGGAACACTTACCCTGTGGCCCCCACTGTCCCCAGCCGGCCCCTGTTCCCGAACACTTACCCTGTGGCCCCCCACTGTCCCCAGCCGGCCCCTGTTCCCGGAACACTTACCCTGTGGCCCCCACTGTCCCTGCCGGCCCCTGTTCCCAGAACACTTACCCTGTGGCCCCCACTGTCCCCAGCCGGCCCCTGTTCCCAGAACACTTACCCTGTGGCCCCCCACTGTCCCCAGCCGGCCCCTGTTCCCGGAACACTTACCCTGTGGCCCCCACTGTCCCCAGCCGGCCCCTGTTCCCAGAACACCCTGTGGTCCCCCTGTCCCTGCCGGCCCTGTTCCCAGAACACTTGTGGCCCCCACTGTCCCCAGCCGGCCCCTGTTCCCAGAACACTTACCCTGTGGCCCCCACTGTCCCTGCCGGCCCCTGTTCCCGGAACACTTACCCTGTGGCCCCCACTGTCCCCAGCCGGCCCCTGTTCCCGGAACACTTACcctgtggcccccacccccactgTTCCCAGAACACTTACCCTGTGGCCCCCTGTTCCCGGAACACTTACCCTGTGGCCCCCACTGTCCCCAGCCGGCCCCCTGTTGCCGGCCCGTTCCCAGAACACTTACCCTGTGGCCCCCACTGTCCCCGGACGGCCCCTGTTCCCGGAACACTTACCCTGTGGCCCCCACTGTCCCCAGCCGGCCCTGTTCCCGGAACACTTACCCTGTGGCCCCCACTGTCCCCAGCTGGCCCCTGTTCCCGGAACACTTACCCTGTGGACCCCCACTGGTCCCTGTCCCCAGCCGGCCCCTGTTCCCGGAACACTTACCCTGTGGCCCCCACTGTCCCCACTGGCCGGCCCCTGTTCCCGGAACACTTACCCTGTGGCCCCCACTGGCCCCAGCCGGCCTCTGTTCCCGGAACACTTACCCTGTGGCCCCCACTGTCCCCAGCTGGTCCCTGTTCCCGGAACACTTACCCTGTGGCCCCCACTGGTCCCCCGGCCCCATGTTCCCGGAACACTTACCCTGTGGCCCCACCCCCAGCCGGCCCTTGTCCCACTTAG